From a region of the Janthinobacterium sp. 61 genome:
- the rnk gene encoding nucleoside diphosphate kinase regulator, translating into MEKKPKIILSSQDLERLEALLYALGNNLSPDKAALLDELGRAEVLEPQEIPPTVVTMNSTVRFTVENKEEFCLTLVYPKDVEGQADRISVLAPVGSALLGLSIGDSIAWPMPGGVVKVKIEEIVYQPERAGEYHR; encoded by the coding sequence TTGGAAAAAAAACCAAAAATTATTTTGTCGTCACAAGACCTGGAACGACTGGAAGCGTTGTTGTATGCCTTGGGAAATAACTTGTCGCCGGACAAGGCCGCCTTGCTCGATGAGCTGGGCCGTGCCGAGGTGCTCGAGCCACAAGAAATACCGCCCACCGTCGTGACGATGAATTCCACCGTGCGCTTCACGGTAGAAAACAAGGAGGAATTCTGCCTGACGCTCGTGTATCCGAAGGATGTGGAAGGCCAGGCTGATCGCATTTCCGTGCTGGCGCCCGTCGGCAGCGCACTGCTGGGCTTATCCATCGGCGACAGCATCGCCTGGCCCATGCCGGGCGGCGTGGTGAAGGTGAAGATCGAGGAAATCGTTTATCAGCCTGAACGGGCCGGCGAATACCACCGTTAA